The genomic region tgaagaaataacaattatgatgtcatagaaattgtaacagtggaacttgtacatgaaacatctaagaatattttaatcagttgtgtatacagagcaccagattcttgtgttgtgaaatttacagataaaataatagaattattccatgaaATTAAAACGCTTTTATATGTgaggactttaacattaacatagaaagctccagttgccaaagattaagtgattttgcgAACTCAatatatagtttggggttattccccttgataacaaaaccaaccacaattacatcgcaaagtgcaacggtaatcgacaatatatttacaaacagaacagatgaaattatcaagaatgggatcttcatgacagatattagcgatcatttaccaattttttcaatatttaaatataaaaataggtacaacaaaaaaactgttataaactttaaaagagataaatcagtaaaagccttagaggcattaaaatacgaggtctgtccgtaaagtatcgtacctttttattttttcaaaaactatatggatttcattcatatgtttttacgtcagacatgcttgaaccctcgtgcgcatgcgtgagtttttccacgcctgtcggtgacgtcgttcgcctgtgagcacgccttgtggaagaagtggtcccgccccctcgtcggattttcattgtctggaaatggcggaatgaaaaggactttttttccatcagaattttttcagaagctgttagagactggcacctggaaaccattcgaaaaatttatctggctttcagtgaaaattttacaggcttcacagagaataaggactttaactacaggtttaaggacccctttaaaggacggtcggtgcgccgcgctgcggcgatgcggcacaaaccactggatcatttctaagctgatggctctgtggatacgagaccgtcgtgtgctctttctctggttatcacaagacctgggcatcagccattttccggcagatttcacttttaacaagagattttgtcatggaaagccgcgcggaggcttcgcgcgtcacgaccgattcactgatgaagcgagacaaaggaacacctccgtttcggagtgttagaggacaagtttggacatgtccagctctccacaagttcttttatactcactcgactggtaagcactgaaagccgagatagacatgtcccaacttgtcctctaacactccgaaaacggaggtgttcctttgtctcgcttcatcagcgaatcggtcgtgacgcgcgaagcctccgcgcggctttccatgacaaaatctcttgttaaaagtgaaatctgccggaaaatggctgatgtccaggtcttgtgataaccagagaaagagcacacgacggtctcgtatccacagagccatcagcttagaaatgatccagtggtttgtgccgcatcgccgcagctcgcagcgcggcgcaccgaccgtcctttaaaggggtccttaaacctgtagttaaagtccttattctctgtgaagcccgtaaaattttcactgaaagccagataaatttttcgaatggtttccaggtgccagtctctaacagcttctgaaaaaattctgatggaaaaaaagtccttttcattccgccatttccagacaatgaaaatcagacgagggggtgggaccactccttccacaaggcgtgctcacaggcgaatgacgtcaccgacaggcgtggaaaaactcacgcatgcgcacgagggttcaagcatgtctgacgtaaaaacatatgaatgaaatccatatagtttttgaaaaaaataaaaaggtacgatactttacggacagacctcgtatgacctttaaaaatcaaaattgggaagaagtttatgtcagtcatgttaatgtagcatataactcatttatgaaaatattgatgaaatcatacaataaaaattgtaaattaatagaaattagtaagaaaagagtaaataaaccatggctgacaaagggaataaaaaatgcttttgcaaagaaaaactatttatacaggtgctttttaaaattgcaaacaaaggaatcagaacataaatacaaaaaatatacattggtaaatacggtcaatagtattttcctggacaatgtggaaaaagatgaaataagaaatattgtaaaaaactgtgtaagcaaaagatcaactgaccatgaagatttaaatatgactgtaaaaagtataatagaaattgttattgaaccatttacttatatttgtaatctgtctctgtcaactgggatttttccagatgaaatgaaaattgctaaggtagtcccattatataaaaatggagacaaacataatttttctaattacaggccagtatcattgcttccacagttttctaaaattatggaaaaagtttttgtgacatgaTAGGATAAatctattgagaaacatcatattttaaataatgctcagtatggatttagaacaaaacattcgacagctatggcaattatggaactaatagagaaaatatcaacagcaatagataataaggattattttgtaagtatttttatcgacctgaaaaaggcttttgatgttatagaccactcaagattgcttcacaagttacaacagtatgggataagaggtgttgcacatcagtgggtaaaaaactACTtcgaaaatagaaaacagtttgttcagataaatgatatcaaatcagaattgtgtaacattatttatggagtaccacaaggatcggtacttggacccaaactgtttattttgtatatcaatgattttgtgaatgtatccaatgtgcttggcagcattttatttgctgatgatacaatgctgttttactctggatcagatatacatgaagtagcacaagtgataaatacagagttggaaaacgttaaacattggtttgatataaacagattgtcactaaatattaataagacaaattttatattgtttaatgatagagcgaaaaaaaatgtgtcattacaaatagatggaatggatatacaaagggtaaaagaaatgaaatttttaggagtcatgattgatgaagatcttacatggaagtcacacataaattacataaaaggaaaaaatagcgaaagccattgctgttttgcataaagtaaaatattcattaaatagttacggtttattaacattgtacaattcattgattgtcccatatttaacttattgtgtagaaatctggggatcaacatatacaacctatatacaacctttatttattttgcagaaaagagctttaaaagtgattagtaacagtggttttagagatccatctaatccattgtttattaagtatagggtacttaaatttcatgatttagtcgatttgaaaatattacaaacaatgtaccaagttagtaaaaatactttaccaacaaacattcaaaatatgtttgaaaaaaagagtaagtagttataaattgaaaggaatagaagtctttaaaaaaacaagatttagaaccaaagtaaagggaaggagtattgcagtaaatggtgtcacattatggaacaatcttaataaagaaattaaagaattaaggtcgcttaaattatttaaaaaacgtattaaattagatgtattaagtaagtaggaaactatgaaataagtcagcgggctgcaagaaagtaaaaaaaaaaaaaaaaaaagtaatctgttaataatgtttggggtgtcttaagtttaaaatgtaacctgtcagagatgtaatctattaattaatggtcataattcttagaaacatggtgtctaaccagatccttactctggatggcattaccctgacctccagtaatactgtgagaaatcttggagtcatttttgatcaggatatgtccttcaatgcgcatattaagcaaatatgtaggactgcttttttgcatttgcgcaatatctctaaaattagaaaggtcttgtctcagagtgatgctgaaaatctaattcatgcatttatttcagctagactggactattgtaattcattattatcaggttgtcctaaaagttccctgaaaagccttcagttaattcaaaatgctgcagctagagtactgacagggactagaaggagagaacatatttcacccatattggcttctcttcattggctccctgttaattccagaatataatttaaaattcgtcttcttacttataaggttttgaataatcaggtcccatcttatcttagggacctcatagtaccatatcaccccaatagagcgcttcgctctcagactgcaggcttacttgtagttcctagggtttgtaagagcagaatgggaggcagagccttcagctttcaggctcctctcctgtggaatcagcttccagttcggattagggagacagacaccctctctacttttaagattaaacttaaaactttcctttttgacaaagcttatagttagggctagatcaggtgaccctgaaccatcccttagttatgctgctatagacttagactgctggtggggttcccatgatgcacccagtgttttttttttaattcacctcttttgctctgtatgcaccactctgcttttaatcattggtgattgatctctgctctcttccacagcatgtctttttcctgattctctcccctcagccccaaccagtcccagcagaagactgctctccctgagcctggttttgctggaggtttcttcctgttaaaagggagttttccttcccactgtcgccaagtgcttgctcatagggggtcgttttgaccgttggggtttttctgtaattattgtatggcttttgccttacaatataagtgccttggggcgactgtttgttgtgatttggcgctatataaataaaattggtttgaaattgatttgatttgataattatgaaatgggtcagtggtatgtgacaagttaaagaaatgcaatctgttaaataatgttgactatgatgctggatattgaaagattgtattgttaaaaggggcagaaatcataagacttgttcttctttctgctccttttcattctggtgttgtcgtgcttgtttctgcttttctgtttttctgttaaatgaatgaaataaatattgaagaaagaaagaatgttgagaaatgttggtttcttagaATGCAAAACACGGCGAACCATGTTCTACTTTTTCTGAGTCTGGCTCAACACTTCTCAGTCACCCCTgttggatggaatgttccattacaCTTATCCTGAGATCACTTAATGACACAGACTGGATTTGACCCGAATGTTTTGAGTACAtacccgaaaaatgtcatcattTACGTACTgtctaaactgataaaactaAGGTCTTCATATCTCTGTCTGGTACAACAGGCACTatgaaatattctgttctttgcttatcacgCTGGCACAGCACAAGTTTTTATATGACACGTACTGCTCAGATATAACAACGCAAGCATGTCACCCGCATACAATGTCAAACGCAACGCTCCTCATCCAATTACATAACTGCACTGATCCACGAAGCAGGGCAAGGCCCACCCACCTGGGGATCAGCTGAGCGCAGACTTAAAAACACAGGCAGACCTTAATATCGAGGCTCTTGTTTGCAACGTTGTATGGAATGTTTGCTTCAAGACTCCAGCACTGTCGTAGACTCTCTATTCAGTGAAGGCATCTTTCCAATACAACATCTGGTTTTTGAAGCCCATGTCCTGCCGGTCTCTGAGTCTTTGAGTTCATTCACCACATAAAGTTACCGGGAGGGGTTCCAAAGGCAGTAAATCCCctacacacctcacccctctattTTGTGCCGTCAGTGTCAGAGGGACCCAAATGTTTTCTGAAATTGGTATACAGTGAGGGATGTAGATGTGTTTTTGGGCCATGGCGCTGGGCATTtgggatatatatattttttaatacaaATTTCTTTTGTGATATACTTATTTATTTGACCTCATCTTAAAGGACTGTTTTTAAATCATGTTTGCTTTCGCGATTAGGCAGCTGCATAATGATGAAGGATACTTTTAAGTGTTGAAGCCAAGACTTAAACAATATTGCTTAAGCACTACATTCATTATTTGAAAAGCTGAAACTGGGATTTTAAGAACGGATTGTAAATTATTACATTGAGAATTACAGCTTGCAGAagattcagggtttttttttttaacccatccTTTCCTGTTATTATGTCAGCATCTTCCCTTATCAACCAATTTTGGGAACCTTTGTGTTTGCCCTTATATGTTTGACTGGTTTCATTGTGTTTCAAATTGTTCTTTGGAATAGACATGGGAGGATCCAAGCCATACAGACGAAGAGACCAAATGCTGTGGTGACAATGACCCACTTGATGTCTGTGACATTGGCACCCAGGTATCGGCTCAagtctgtgtgtatatgtaaagtgttttttaaatttttcttgTAAGTTTAACTTGGTTTAGTTTAATTGATATAGATCTTTATCTGTTTCTGTCCTGTTTTACAGGTGTGCTCTTCTGGTCAGGTCATTCAGGTGAAAATACTCGGCATTTTAGCCATGATAGATGAAGGAGAAATGGATTGGAAAGTCATTGCCATCAATGCTGAGGATCCAGATGCCAAAATTATAAACAGTGGGTACTTTCCAAGGATTATCAACATAGCCATACAATAACCCAAACAGATTCAGTGCGGCACACCTGGTCAGTATTATTTGCATGTGATTTGCCCTGTTAGCTGGATTAAATGGTTGACTGTGGTGCGATCGCTCAGTTCTTTTGGTTCTTGGAAACAGAAGCTGGATTGCTTGTCACAGCAACATGTGGAACAGCAAACTGCTGAAGAACATCAACAACTAGGGCTGAGCGATTTATCACATCTTAACAGAAATTTTGCTTTAACCTAATGCGATTACCATACCACAAAGGCTGtcattattttttataatttgttTTTCACATATATTTTACAGAATTTGGGTGAAGGCATAATCCAGGTGTGCCGTAGTGCGTAACATGGAAGTAGTCGCGGAGTTGAGTGAATCTGCTTTGTCTGTTTAATCCAATGGTTCATAACACATCAAAAATGACATCTGTCCAAAAATCACAAGTTAGATATTTTTCCAAAATCATTCAGCCTGAGTAAAAAGGATTAGATGATGACACAAACGGCAGCATTTTAAGGAACTCTGTTAAAACATTGGCTGCACCATTTGTGTGGGAGGCACTGATTCTGAATGGAGCACTCATGATAATATTAAGAAAATTCCAAGTGGAGAGAATTGTGTGACTGCCACGATCCTGTAGTGTGTACCATGATGCATTACATTAGAGATGTAACGCTTCAGTTATGAAGGAATTACTTCAGTAATATTATGATTATTCTTGATTTATTAATCTTAATATTTCTGTAATATTGTACTTTAACTTGTTCCAAGGTCCTTTCAGTGCTGGTACTTCCTCAGAAAATTAAGAAATTAATGAAAAGGCTGTATAAATGGTGAGATTGTGAATGTAATGGACACACATCAGTTGCAAATGTGAACGAAAAAGGACACCCATTTGGCACTTTTCATTGCTATCTACTTgtggaatttgtttttttttgtttttttttttaatttgtcttaATTTTATTCTCTTTGTCATgtcttggactttttttttcagctttctGTTTTACTTGCTTTAGATTATTCTGCATAACTTTTCTTCTGTAATACTAGTAGTAGTACTGTgcagtgcatccataaagtattcacagcactgcactctttccacatttttttttatgttacagccttattccaaaatggatgaaattcatttttttttttttcaaaattctacacacagtaccccaaggcagggcggaccgattttttttttgtgttggggggtgggtggggggggtcggtctgcgacaccggtattAACGTAACAAATGTTTTGGTTTTTGTATCTTGTTTAGATATAGATGATGTCTACAAGTGTCGACCTGGTCACTTAGAGGCCACTGTGGAATGGTTTAGGAAATATAAGGTGCCAGATGGAAAGCCAGAAAACCGATTTGGATTCAATGAAGAATTCCAAGACAAGGTACCAAcaccatttttgtttttgcataCATTGTTAAGAACTGTCTGTTGATGTACCATAGGTTGCAGTTCATTGTACTTTTCATGGTTAAACTGAATGGCCTTAAATAGGTTGTCTCAAAGGAATCCTAATTATTTCTTTTCCTGTTGTTCCTGATGTTGTTGTCCTTTTCCAAAGGATTTTGCAGTTGACATCATAAAATCCACCCATGAGCACTGGAGGGCACTAGTGGAGAAGCAGAATAAGAGCCAGATTGAATGGTAAAGTCACATTCGTGCATTTATACATGTCATACACATATTTGCAACTCACTTCAAGAGTCTTATTAACATGTGAAGTCTAGTAATCGAGAGATTCTGTGGATTACACTTTTTTGTTCAGCAAAAACATCTCAGTTTGCGAGAGCCctttcaaatgcagcactgaagaAGCCAGAGAGGTTGTCCAGTCGGTGAGAATTTCATTCTACTGCTATTTCATGGTACTGACAGGAAAACACTTTTACAATTTGGCTGTTTGTCATCTATATGTGTCCTTTAACTCTTCAGGCCCCTGCGTTTGGAACTGCATTTACTGTGCCTCAAGAGGGTAAGTTAATTAAGAGCAGTTTATATTttaactgtgttgtatgtattttTAATGACTAAATACTTTCTGTGTACAGTGAACAAGTGGTATTTTCTCTGACTGATTCTGAAGCCTGAAAGACAATATAGAAATCAACAAAACCTGTAATCATGGGAAGCACTCAAGGTTCTGCTACATGTTTTTGGTGAAGTTGAATGTTGCTCAACTGTAAGTGACACCTACTTATCTTTAGGTATTGAAGAGATTGTGGTAATCCCTACTACACCTTCATTTGGGTCGGTACATTTCAAATCACCCGGCAGGTCCCAGGTCACCCTCTCAGATTATTCTGAAAACATTTACAGGTGCTTCTATAGCACAGatatataaaaacacaaaacattaGATCTGTATTTCAAATAGTGTTGAAGTCACAGCCCCTGGAAATTTTAGTTATATGAATTTTACCAAACAAGACTATCAGTGCATTTTCCAGCATGAATATCTCCAATTTGTATCGAATGCACAGTTTTAAAAGTCTGTCTAGGGCTAAATTTTTCTGTAGAATTTGAAAATCTTGTCAGATTTTGTATATCTTTTGCCCATTACACCTCATGAGGCTCTGAAAATGGTTGAAAATTAAAAATGCAAGAAAATGCTACTACCTTTAAGTCCTTATTACTGAAAAAAATATGCTAGATAaagcactgatttttttttttttcttctattagTTTTGACATGTTAAACCACATCTTTAAGAAAACCAAACTTATTGCTATTTCAGGAGTGCCACAACAATTTTTATAAATATGCTCGGTTTTGAATTGTTCTAAAAATTGCCTGTTTTCACATCctcatttggccatgtggccgGTTAAATAATGGTTTCATATTTTCACCATGAGTTCTTAGATATCTGAATATGAAAAGATTGTGTTGTTACTGGCCTTTCTTCTGGatcaatgatttatttatttattgtatgtatTCAGGTGTTCCAGTTGTCATGCTGGACCATAAAGTGAGAATTATTATATGTGCAGTGGTTTTCATGATGACTTTATAGTTAGCATCATATCACTTGAACCTTCATTCAGTAAATTTTAATTAAAAGTCGTCAATGGCTAAAACAATGATTTGCCTTTAATGATTATCTAATCATTTAGAATCAGGTAAAATATCTAGAAGTTGATCTGGTCACTGATACATGTCAGTACTTGTTTCACTGCATCTGATGTTAACAGCAAAATAAATCAAGTaagtattaaatcatattttatgAAGTATTCCACTCTTGTCTGTGCATGTCCAAAGTCACTGACACATCAGTACTCGTCTTATTGCATCAGCTGTCAGCAAAACGTACATGATCTTGGTAAGTATTATATCATTCACGACTTATGCTGTGGTAATTATGGAAAAGTAATCACTCATTGGCACGTGTTTATGACCTTTAATATATACGTCCTGAACTGGATAAAGATGGTTGGTTTTTCATTGTTTTGTAactaaaatatgaatgaaacttagTAATTGCTGTGAAAAGTCTTTTTGGCAGCACTGAAACTTGCATTTCACTTGAAGAAATAATTAAATTTAATAATTTCACCTCATCAAACATTTACGAGTATTTAATATGGAAAAAATATCATAACTCCAGAAGGGAGGCCAGCATCTTCAAGAACTCATCTAATGGATGTCTAGACGATAAACGCAAATGCGTCACGATCGCTCTTAGAGATCCTTCCAAccagtttcactcatggttttattTAGAATCATAAAACAAATTCTGGATAGTTCGACATTAACTGCAACTGTCATCTTTAGAAAGCGAAAAAATCGCACATTATCTTTTTAATTAACGTGCTATTTCTGAAGGTTTGTGCattaaggaatatttgtagatgacCCTCTGTGTATTTGCAGATATTAATGaggcaaatttaactccataaataatTAACTCAAATTTCCAGGGGCTGTGACTTCAACACTGTTTGAAATACAGACCTAATATGTTGGGGTTTTTTCATATCTGTGGTATACTGGGTAGGCCATAGGAGCACCTGTGAATTTTTTTCAGACGAATCTGAGAGGGTGCCCTGGGAAGTTCCTCCAAATTTGAGATGTACTGACCCATTTGTCATTTGAAtttttaatgtaattttgaaTTCTGGAAATGTTTTTCAGTTACCTTTTAGACAACTGGTTTAATTATTGTTGGCAACACAAGTCACATTTTGgaaattaaattacaaaaaaatcttATCCTTTCCTCATCATCTTCATAATACGACTGCTGATTTTGTATGACACCATGTAAACACTATTTTGTAATGGATGAATAAAATTTTAAGTTATGAACTTTACATGTTTCTTGTTTAATCAGTTAGATGCTTAAAATATTGACATGCACAAAGCAATACCTGGAATTTAAATATAAACTTGGAGGGACATTAAAATGCtttaaataaatatacattttattaaaaaacacCCACATCTCAGCAATATCAGGAATGATATAATAAACAGTTTTCAAATAAACTGTATTCAGCAAAATACTTACAGTATTCATACCCATCCGTAATACCATTTTTTTGTAGCATACCAAACTTTTAGAGAACCAGGGAAGCCTTAAAAATTAAAATTgacaagcaaaacaaacaaacaaacaaaaaaaatggtaCATTTGTTATTTAGTGTGTAACTGCAGAAAGACCAAGTGTGTATCAACTGCTAGCTTACCATTTGAGCTGAGCACATACAGAGCATTTGTGACGCTCAATAAGTCATTCAAGTAATGTTGACTCACTCAGAAACACTCTGAAGCATCTTCAAGTATGGCTATGCTTTTAACCCACTATAACTCAAGACCTCGGCTTTCTCAGCCGCAACCTGCTACTGTAGCTGGGTACTATACAAGGAACTTCAACATTTTGAACGTGTTTTTGTTTTACAAAGAagtgtttctaaaaaaaaaaccctttagcATCTAATGTTTGAGCTAACAGGATAGTTTAACTGTAAACATTGATGTTAAAGTCAGTGTAATATTTACAAAGATGTTGTGGGTTAACTAGTTCTGACAATTCTACGGTAATAACCTGAAAGAGCCAAAGAGAATTTTACGATACAACAATTGCCGTCAGAGCTGTGAGTAAATTTAACATAACTAGAAGACCCTACATTAACACAAGTGAGTTGTATTCCTGCAGTACAAATCCTTGGTATATACATTGTGACataacttatttattttttaacacatttacagtatgtttaaataaaatgttttgtaattcttttacattttttttccaggaaaaaaaatgaagtgctttCAGAAAATGAATATGTTGAAGAGGGAAAATTTTTACGACATGACAGCCATTCCATTATTTATCACATTATTTTAGTCAAACAGAGAAGAAATTATACAATTGCTTAGTGGTTATAAATAAATTTTCACTATACACAGGCACAAAGATGTGCAACTACTTTAATTACTGCCCTGGTCTTGACTcataaaacacaaacacattattCTTGACAATTTCTTGCTTTCCCTTTAGTCTACTCAGTGCATATATATTCAGATTACTTTAAAAAGATTATCACCATTCTAATAGAAGTTGTTTAAAAAAGGCAGGAAATGTCATTTTCTCATACAAAATT from Thalassophryne amazonica chromosome 15, fThaAma1.1, whole genome shotgun sequence harbors:
- the ppa2 gene encoding inorganic pyrophosphatase 2, mitochondrial isoform X2, encoding MNSLFLRRSLASVFASFPNFPKKLVTPAEVSPSLTKMMHYETEERGCPNSPEYRIYLKTAEGKYISPFHDIPLLAETEQALFNMVVEVPRWSNAKMEIATKEPLNPIKQDIKKGSLRYVANVFPHKGYIWNYGALPQTWEDPSHTDEETKCCGDNDPLDVCDIGTQVCSSGQVIQVKILGILAMIDEGEMDWKVIAINAEDPDAKIINNIDDVYKCRPGHLEATVEWFRKYKVPDGKPENRFGFNEEFQDKDFAVDIIKSTHEHWRALVEKQNKSQIECKNISVCESPFKCSTEEAREVVQSAPAFGTAFTVPQEVNKWYFL
- the ppa2 gene encoding inorganic pyrophosphatase 2, mitochondrial isoform X1, encoding MNSLFLRRSLASVFASFPNFPKKLVTPAEVSPSLTKMMHYETEERGCPNSPEYRIYLKTAEGKYISPFHDIPLLAETEQENALPKKPKWYDSEALFNMVVEVPRWSNAKMEIATKEPLNPIKQDIKKGSLRYVANVFPHKGYIWNYGALPQTWEDPSHTDEETKCCGDNDPLDVCDIGTQVCSSGQVIQVKILGILAMIDEGEMDWKVIAINAEDPDAKIINNIDDVYKCRPGHLEATVEWFRKYKVPDGKPENRFGFNEEFQDKDFAVDIIKSTHEHWRALVEKQNKSQIECKNISVCESPFKCSTEEAREVVQSAPAFGTAFTVPQEVNKWYFL